The following proteins come from a genomic window of Anopheles ziemanni chromosome 3, idAnoZiCoDA_A2_x.2, whole genome shotgun sequence:
- the LOC131289138 gene encoding zinc finger MYM-type protein 4, translating into MPVDDESNVSDKNEEKVEEKKDTEPDDKEDPPASVDPANVNSTEEIVAESRPDEEPDGNEEPTSAVAERAESVLSPASEKYESAEEELESGRTNDEAAAEKEKDPDTDEMEVDPTPVEEPKESAAVIVEEAEGTTVQEDENSNSSSHLQDIEMTNVDENRVKNEDTVDDENNRSMDQSNVQDPFDQVKQATNDGGESREEKQDDSSNEHHKGDENTADNAEDNNKASNEEQETNREETDGNEEPGETSESVGQEEGEVGDKQGEVGDKQGESNSDQQMEESTATDDAGQEGPGSPKESSTLEDQPMEEESSATVDDLTGGENENVCLLPDDERPISEEDKERAIAEEEAAKEAERVESEARESEENRADDGGTSAEKEAEPVEGSTTETEKPTGEEEGSAEAAETQIDNVDTIEIPDDDAPNEEVEADGATSGVPDESPSRENQIRELSTPALAETCAQCKKESTLCCYTMRKDDTTTDAVLYICSFDCVASIRTEFPGKFELIQQRVTIVPILGTNETCVRCSKQMLCKFRYRLEENSYKYVCDSKCVEHFTTINSEKYSLSKKRYMIEEKVPPLENKKCVHCSDTKSCAFGFVQDDEELFVCNDCLNLFLTEHPDLFRVNRRRLVRVRNLPKASPTLLGTRTTDSAAGMEVVKFTARSDEEAEAARLDRETSFLRRCFVCQHSLLTNTEQWLQWETMDFCGIKCLRVHQNRIGEFCIYCQQAVSVQSMGKYCVRFGFSVCQFCSATCLDNYKKKLISCSYCQKDVSSKGKRYVARVGDHGVFKDFCSQLCHKQYQSALNPTLKHKRHVCAVCNNEKVSKIIVHLEGREHYFCSTPCFSAFKFVNNVNPDECGMCQDYFERKSSEAYTIFSQTGLSEEGVPFCTQMCLNLYIISHRQIVACHWCKVKKYNFDMIQRAAGKVMLCSLHCLSLAEASVAAKTMQEIRCDHCMLVRTPQYHLTMSDGSLRNFCTYQCVMSFQSQFNKPPLTVHSATADQEAADSSAPVPTGLPKRIRKTGNISIPLGNSQGTSSTPSATPTTVVSKLTMPAAAPIQSTTPLTTRTRERSTRTVATGGGTASNGGSAKTNLPVISSVHSLAKSGVRGTRSKSNVNAFVPGTWPELRVTLEPLMNIPPSGTIPLSSILPPAAGASSGSASSTPSVRTTEPSATIERSPSPADPPASPSPPSPVPSPSPPPPPAPPKIETRTQIVTIPPTPVQVANASTMCKPSQVTRSVSCRPIQCSVECQTDDSLQRKIVIPIPVPIYVPVPMFMYSMPTPVPVPIPLPIPVPVFIPTTRNSSTGIMKEIKKIQDKMPSDPYEAELLMMAEMVAGDKKKDESDSDSDDAAADDHFGGGGGGAGSTGGHEIEHNTSFSEDLVQMALKMASNDYEETHVDLESAMQANTISQQQQEHHHSYTDLTQHHHQQQLLMLEHQRQQETPTLVTRGRKRGMAAASAGQRSSAANNNTQQQLTTSASKRIKREQISEPSPEPVRVVEPVEKPDANMCLKYTFGVNAWKQWVLTKNADLEKSSIRRKPFKSDILQLTADELNFSLCLFVKEVRKPNGTEYAPDTIYYLVLGIQQYLFENGRVENIFTDPYYERFTDCLDEVAKKFSVLYNDSQFIVTRVEEEHLWECKQLGAHSPHVLLSTLMFFNTKHFNLVSVEEHMELSFSHIMKHWKRNPHQGPKSTASRNVLLRFYPPQSSLAANSRKKKVYEQQENEDNPLRCPVKLYEFYLSKCPESVKTRNDVFYLQPERSCVPDSPVWYSTQPLSKESLSKMLHRVKMVKEINIALLTS; encoded by the exons ATGCCTGTGGACGATGAGTCAAATGTATCTGATAAAAATGAAGAGAaagtagaagaaaagaaagatacGGAACCCGACGATAAAGAGGATCCTCCTGCTTCCGTGGATCCGGCGAATGTAAACTCGACTGAAGAAATTGTAGCGGAAAGTCGTCCGGATGAGGAACCGGATGGGAATGAAGAACCAACTAGTGCCGTAGCAGAACGGGCCGAGTCCGTCCTATCACCGGCGAGCGAAAAGTACGAAAGTGCGGAAGAGGAACTTGAATCTGGCCGTACCAATGacgaagcagcagcggaaaaggaaaaagatccCGACACTGATGAGATGGAGGTGGACCCCACCCCAGTGGAAGAACCAAAAGAATCCGCCGCCGTCATTGTCGAAGAAGCCGAGGGAACCACTGTACAAGAGGACGAAAACAGTAATTCCTCCTCTCACTTGCAGGACATTGAAATGACTAACGTAGATGAGAATCGTGTAAAAAATGAAGATACGGTGGATGATGAAAACAATCGTTCAATGGATCAGTCAAACGTGCAAGATCCTTTCGATCAAGTCAAACAAGCCACTAACGACGGAGGCGAGAGTCGTGAAGAAAAGCAAGACGATAGCTCTAATGAGCACCATAAAGGCGATGAGAATACTGCAGACAATGCAGAAGATAATAATAAGGCATCAAACGAGGAACAAGAAACAAATCGAGAAGAAACGGATGGAAATGAAGAACCCGGTGAAACTTCTGAGAGTGTTGGCCAGGAAGAAGGCGAGGTAGGCGATAAGCAAGGCGAGGTGGGGGATAAGCAGGGCGAGTCAAATTCAGATCAACAAATGGAAGAATCTACGGCAACCGATGATGCCGGCCAGGAAGGGCCAGGGTCACCTAAAGAGTCTTCGACACTAGAAGATCAACCAATGGAAGAGGAATCGAGTGCTACTGTTGACGATTTAACCGggggtgaaaatgaaaacgtatGCCTTTTGCCTGATGACGAGCGACCCATTTCTGAGGAAGATAAAGAACGTGCCATTGCCGAGGAGGAAGCAGCAAAAGAAGCAGAAAGAGTTGAATCTGAAGCAAGGGAGAGCGAGGAAAATCGTGCGGATGATGGTGGCACTAGTGCAGAGAAGGAAGCCGAACCAGTAGAGGGGTCGACTACGGAAACCGAAAAACCGACCGGTGAAGAAGAGGGGAGTGCAGAAGCTGCAGAAACACAAATTGATAATGTCGATACGATCGAAATACCGGATGATGATGCACCCAATGAAGAGGTTGAGGCCGACGGCGCAACGAGTGGTGTACCGGACGAGTCTCCGTCTAGAGAAAATCAAATACGAGAACTTTCAACTCCTGCCCTCGCGGAAACATGCGCTCAATGTAAGAAAGAATCTACGTTATGTTGTTATACCATGCGGAAGGACGACACTACCACAGACGCCGTTCTGTACATTTGTTCATTTGATTGCGTGGCAAGTATTCGGACGGAGTTTCCGGGAAAATTTGAACTAATCCAACAGCGAGTTACGATCGTTCCGATCCTAGGAACTAACGAAACATGCGTTCGCTGTAGTAAACAGATGCTTTGCAAGTTCCGCTATCGGCTGGAGGAAAATTCCTACAAATACGTATGCGATTCAAAGTGTGTGGAGCATTTCACCACCATTAATAGCGAAAAGTACAGTCTAAGCAAGAAGCGGTATATGATAGAGGAGAAGGTGCCACCGCTGGAGAATAAAAAGTGTGTTCATTGCTCGGACACGAAAAGTTGCGCGTTTGGATTTGTCCAGGACGACGAAGAACTTTTCGTTTGCAACGATTGTCTGAATCTGTTCCTCACGGAACATCCCGACCTGTTCCGAGTGAACCGACGCCGTTTGGTTCGCGTTCGCAACCTACCGAAAGCATCTCCGACGCTGCTGGGTACCCGCACCACAGATTCGGCTGCCGGGATGGAAGTCGTAAAGTTCACTGCCCGTTCCGACGAAGAAGCGGAAGCAGCACGATTAGATCGCGAGACCTCCTTTCTTCGCCGTTGCTTTGTGTGCCAGCATTCCCTGCTGACCAACACGGAGCAGTGGCTGCAGTGGGAAACGATGGACTTTTGCGGTATCAAATGTTTACGTGTGCACCAGAACAGGATCGGAGAGTTTTGCATCTACTGTCAGCAGGCGGTGTCCGTGCAGAGCATGGGAAAATATTGCGTCCGTTTCGGATTTTCCGTATGCCAATTTTGTAGCGCCACCTGCTTGGATAACTACAAAAAGAAGTTAATCAGTTGCTCGTACTGTCAGAAGGATGTGTCGAGCAAGGGGAAGCGGTATGTGGCGCGCGTTGGAGATCACGGCGTGTTCAAGGACTTTTGCAGCCAGTTGTGCCATAAACAGTATCAGTCGGCACTGAATCCAACCTTGAAACACAAACGCCacgtgtgtgcggtgtgcaacaatgaaaaagtttccaaaatTATCGTCCATCTCGAAGGCCGCGAGCATTACTTCTGCAGCACTCCCTGCTTTTCGGCCTTCAAGTTCGTAAACAACGTTAACCCGGACGAGTGTGGTATGTGTCAGGACTACTTCGAGCGCAAGTCCTCCGAAGCGTACACCATTTTCTCCCAGACTGGGTTGTCGGAGGAGGGTGTGCCGTTCTGCACGCAAATGTGCTTGAATCTGTACATTATTTCACATCGTCAAATTGTCGCTTGTCACTGGTGCAAGGTGAAAAAGTATAACTTTGACATGATCCAGCGGGCCGCTGGGAAGGTCATGTTATGCTCACTGCACTGTCTTTCTCTTGCTGAAGCTTCTGTGGCAGCGAAAACGATGCAGGAGATCCGCTGCGATCATTGTATGCTCGTTCGAACGCCCCAGTATCATCTAACGATGAGCGATGGCAGTTTACGCAACTTTTGCACTTACCAGTGTGTCATGTCGTTCCAGAGTCAGTTCAATAAGCCTCCGTTAACTGTCCACAGTGCCACCGCGGACCAAGAGGCAGCGGATAGCAGCGCCCCGGTCCCTACGGGTCTTCCAAAGCGCATTCGGAAAACAGGCAACATTTCAATCCCACTCGGCAATAGCCAGGGAACTAGTTCTACTCCGAGTGCCACTCCGACCACTGTTGTTAGCAAGCTTACAATGCCCGCTGCCGCACCAATTCAGTCAACAACGCCGCTCACCACGCGGACCAGGGAGCGATCTACAAGAACAGTTGCAACCGGTGGAGGAACGGCAAGCAATGGCGGTTCTGCTAAGACGAACTTACCCGTAATATCTTCGGTTCATTCGCTAGCAAAGTCTGGAGTCCGCGGAACTCGTTCAAAAAGCAACGTTAACGCGTTTGTGCCGGGCACGTGGCCCGAGCTGCGCGTGACACTGGAGCCACTGATGAACATCCCTCCGTCAGGGACGATTCCACTCAGTAGCATTCTCCcccctgctgctggtgctagTAGTGGTAGTGCTAGTAGCACCCCTTCGGTACGCACAACAGAACCATCGGCTACCATCGAGCGGTCACCGTCACCGGCGGATCCCCCAGCATCGCCATCACCACCGTCTCCAGTTCCCAGTCCATctccaccgccacctccaGCGCCACCGAAAATAGAAACTCGCACACAAATCGTCACGATCCCACCTACACCGGTGCAGGTCGCAAATGCGAGCACAATGTGCAAACCAAGTCAGGTCACAAGAAGCGTCTCGTGTCGGCCGATCCAGTGCAGTGTCGAGTGCCAGACGGACGACTCGTTGCAGCGGAAGATCGTCATTCCCATCCCCGTGCCGATCTACGTGCCCGTGCCGATGTTCATGTACTCCATGCCAACGCCTGTGCCCGTACCGATTCCGCTGCCCATCCCGGTGCCCGTGTTTATCCCAACCACACGTAATTCCTCGACCGGCATCATGAAGGAGATCAAAAAGATTCAGGACAAGATGCCCTCCGATCCGTACGAGGCGGAGTTGCTCATGATGGCCGAAATGGTGGCTGGCGATAAGAAGAAAGATGAAAGCGACTCAGATTCCGACGACGCGGCTGCCGATGATCATTTTggtggcggaggaggaggagcaggCAGCACCGGTGGTCATGAGATCGAGCACAACACTTCGTTCAGCGAGGATCTGGTGCAGATGGCGTTGAAGATGGCATCGAACGATTACGAAGAGACGCACGTCGATTTGGAGTCTGCCATGCAGGCGAACACCAtttcgcagcagcaacaggagcACCACCATAGTTACACCGATCTAACGcagcaccatcaccagcagcagttgcTAATGCTTGAACATCAGCGCCAGCAGGAAACACCGACACTCGTCACCCGAGGTCGCAAGCGTGGAATGGCCGCGGCTTCTGCCGGACAACGCTCGTCGGCGGCTAACAATAACACCCAGCAGCAGCTGACGACTTCAGCGTCGAAACGCATCAAAAGGGAGCAGATCAGCGAACCGTCGCCCGAACCGGTGCGCGTCGTGGAACCGGTTGAGAAACCGGATGCCAACATGTGTCTCAAGTACACGTTCGGCGTGAACGCATGGAAGCAGTGGGTGTTAACGAAGAACGCCGACCTCGAGAAGAGTAGCATTCGTCGGAAACCATTCAAGTCGGACATCCTACAGCTCACGGCAGACGAGCTCAATTTTTCACTGTGTCTCTTCGTGAAGGAAGTGCGCAAACCGAATGGGACAGAGTACGCGCCGGATACAATCTACTACCTTGTGCTGG GTATTCAGCAATATTTATTCGAAAATGGAAGAGTGGAAAACATCTTCACTGATCCGTACTACGAGCGCTTCACGGATTGCTTGGATGAAGTGGCGAAAAAGTTCTCGGTGCTCTACAACGATTCTC AGTTTATTGTAACTCGAGTTGAAGAGGAACACCTATGGGAATGCAAGCAGCTTGGTGCACACTCTCCCCATGTGCTGCTAAGCACGCTGATGTTTTTCAACACTAAGCATTTCAATCTGGTG TCGGTCGAAGAGCACATGGAGCTCAGCTTTTCCCATATCATGAAGCACTGGAAGAGAAATCCTCACCAGGGCCCGAAGTCAACTGCTTCACGAAACGTACTATTACGTTTTTATCCGCCGCAATCATCGTTGG CCGCAAAttcaaggaagaaaaaagtgtaCGAGCAACAGGAAAATGAAGATAATCCTTTGCGCTGTCCGGTGAAACTTTATGAATTTTATCTATCGAAATG TCCGGAGAGCGTAAAAACCCGCAACGATGTATTCTATCTACAGCCAGAACGGTCCTGTGTTCCCGATTCACCCGTCTGGTACTCGACGCAGCCGCTTAGCAAAGAATCTTTAAGCAAAATGTTGCATCGCGTGAAAATGGTGAAGGAAATCAACATTGCTCTGCTTACTAGCTAA
- the LOC131286555 gene encoding large ribosomal subunit protein bL19m, with amino-acid sequence MSWMHTIRASGRFWLSPALCRIDSTPAGTVKCYSTKPVPALGANKASSTSSNIPAERKSIIPPNYRYVYQEFLPDPKIEWRNSVREKLERKDMLDRRANIDIPEFYVGSVLAVTSSDPHAENKTARFVGICILREKCGLRARFILRNVIDHQGIEISYDLYDPTLQKIEVLRLEKRLDENLLYLRDALDDYSTFDVNMEPEILPEGAPVPVNELKVVLKPRPWYARWERHNLQGVANIDEHTNERRRRKAEMVATPWEKYDLMKEYRRSIPEEEQKEIFTEIYSQLHSLELTRKKLKRKRTFVKPNKLA; translated from the exons ATGAGTTGGATGCACACCATCCGTGCCTCTGGTAGATTTTGGTTATCGCCAGCTTTATGCCGAATAG ACAGTACGCCGGCGGGAACTGTGAAGTGTTACTCAACCAAACCGGTACCAGCTTTGGGTGCAAATAAAGCATCCTCGACATCAAGCAACATCCCAGCCGAGCGCAAGTCAATCATTCCGCCAAACTACAGGTATGTCTATCAGGAGTTTCTACCAGATCCGAAGATCGAGTGGCGTAATTCAGTCCGCGAGAAACTAGAACGCAAAGACATGCTGGACCGGCGTGCGAACATCGACATCCCAGAGTTCTACGTTGGATCTGTTCTGGCGGTAACCTCTTCGGATCCGCACgccgaaaacaaaactgcacGTTTCGTTGGTATTTGCATACTGCGGGAAAAGTGTGGATTACGTGCCCGGTTCATTTTGCGAAACGTGATCGACCATCAGGGCATTGAAATCAGCTACGACTTGTATGATCCTACGTTGCAAAAGATCGAGGTGCTACGGCTGGAAAAGCGATTGGACGAAAATCTGCTGTATCTTCGCGACGCGCTCGATGACTATAGTACGTTCGATGTAAACATGGAACCGGAAATACTACCAGAAGGAGCGCCAGTTCCTGTGAACGAGTTAAAGGTGGTACTAAAACCGAGACCATGGTACGCCCGGTGGGAACGGCATAACTTGCAGGGTGTGGCCAACATCGATGAGCACACGAACGAACGACGTCGTCGCAAGGCGGAAATGGTAGCGACACCCTGGGAGAAGTACGACCTCATGAAGGAATATCGACGCAGCATACCGGAAGAGGAACAAAAGGAGATATTCACCGAGATTTACTCCCAGCTCCACTCTCTTGAGCTAACACGAAAAAAACTGAAGCGTAAACGTACATttgtaaaaccaaacaaattagCTTAG